In Armatimonadota bacterium, the following proteins share a genomic window:
- a CDS encoding PEP-CTERM sorting domain-containing protein (PEP-CTERM proteins occur, often in large numbers, in the proteomes of bacteria that also encode an exosortase, a predicted intramembrane cysteine proteinase. The presence of a PEP-CTERM domain at a protein's C-terminus predicts cleavage within the sorting domain, followed by covalent anchoring to some some component of the (usually Gram-negative) cell surface. Many PEP-CTERM proteins exhibit an unusual sequence composition that includes large numbers of potential glycosylation sites. Expression of one such protein has been shown restore the ability of a bacterium to form floc, a type of biofilm.): MKRSLALAAIVALAAMTFAQQTNYIRGMAPNWDQPYDYPDGYDASGPGPDPNPNAPTPWDAWCTPTAASMMLGYLEDYRGYNGLADMSADANQAIANGYGGPLWANIQNWRIWHDFNADGSALRGARNVNDLGWYMDTNNLGMNWGNGVHAGTFYKDVAPGLNAYFVAMGGVAATMNATTFGVNPIFGGFGLNQLLAMIQNRIDHDRTVIAHFSMWNIVGPAGPGQGAVTNNKESDFGYSDYLWGQTANGGLHGEDWNGQSGEEGLGHSVTVVGYTVLNGAVTHLVVHDNTPLTVRNVRVPVGGNFQQLVGFTDAVPEPSGLAALAAGLAVLCRKRRRA, from the coding sequence ATGAAACGGAGCCTGGCCCTCGCGGCCATCGTCGCTCTTGCTGCCATGACCTTTGCGCAGCAAACCAACTACATCAGGGGCATGGCGCCCAACTGGGACCAGCCCTACGACTATCCCGACGGCTACGACGCTTCCGGCCCGGGGCCGGACCCAAATCCCAACGCACCTACCCCGTGGGATGCGTGGTGCACTCCAACTGCGGCCTCGATGATGCTCGGATACCTGGAGGACTACCGGGGCTACAACGGGCTCGCGGACATGTCTGCCGATGCAAACCAGGCCATCGCCAATGGCTATGGCGGGCCGCTCTGGGCAAACATCCAGAACTGGCGTATCTGGCACGACTTCAATGCCGACGGCTCCGCGCTGAGGGGCGCGAGGAACGTCAACGACCTCGGCTGGTACATGGACACCAACAACCTCGGCATGAACTGGGGCAACGGGGTTCATGCCGGGACCTTCTACAAGGACGTCGCGCCCGGACTCAACGCCTATTTCGTGGCGATGGGCGGCGTGGCGGCGACGATGAACGCAACGACCTTCGGTGTCAACCCGATTTTCGGCGGATTCGGCCTCAATCAGCTGCTTGCAATGATCCAGAACCGGATTGACCATGATCGGACTGTCATTGCCCACTTCAGCATGTGGAACATCGTGGGACCGGCGGGACCCGGACAGGGTGCCGTCACGAACAATAAAGAGTCGGACTTCGGCTATAGCGACTACCTTTGGGGACAGACTGCTAACGGCGGACTGCACGGCGAAGACTGGAACGGGCAATCTGGCGAAGAGGGTTTGGGCCATTCGGTGACGGTCGTTGGCTACACCGTTCTGAACGGGGCGGTCACGCACCTTGTTGTCCACGACAACACCCCTCTGACCGTCCGCAATGTTCGCGTTCCTGTCGGCGGCAACTTCCAACAGTTGGTAGGGTTCACGGACGCGGTGCCTGAGCCAAGTGGATTGGCTGCACTTGCAGCTGGTCTTGCCGTGCTCTGTAGGAAGAGGAGAAGAGCTTAA
- a CDS encoding class I fructose-bisphosphate aldolase produces MASTASRSIDRIADALGAEAKSLLDHKAVISKERIHLPGPDFVDRVFANSDRNPKVLRSLNALYNSGRLAGTGYMSILPVDQGIEHSAGASFAKNPDYFDPENIVKLAIEGGCNAVASTFGVLGSVARKYAHRIPFLVKINHNELLTYPNKADQIMFGEIEQAWNMGAVAVGATIYFGSEESGRQIVEVAQAFNHAHELGMATVLWCYLRNNAFKTDKDYHLSADLTGQANHLGVTIQADIIKQKLPECNHGYTALNMGGSSYGKIDKRVYTELTTDHPIDLTRYQVANCYMGRSGLINSGGASGENDFAEAIKTAVINKRAGGQGLISGRKAFQRPMKEGAQLLNTIQDVYLCDDVTIA; encoded by the coding sequence ATGGCATCAACAGCATCTCGATCCATCGACCGCATCGCCGACGCGCTCGGCGCCGAGGCCAAGAGCCTTCTCGATCACAAAGCCGTGATCTCCAAAGAGCGAATCCACCTTCCAGGCCCCGATTTCGTCGATCGCGTGTTCGCCAATTCCGACCGAAATCCCAAGGTTCTGCGAAGCCTGAACGCCCTCTACAACTCGGGCCGACTTGCCGGAACAGGCTATATGAGCATCCTGCCCGTCGATCAGGGCATCGAGCACAGCGCCGGCGCAAGCTTTGCCAAGAACCCCGACTATTTCGACCCCGAGAACATCGTGAAGCTCGCCATCGAGGGCGGCTGCAATGCCGTCGCCTCGACCTTTGGCGTGCTCGGATCGGTAGCCCGCAAGTACGCGCACAGAATCCCGTTCCTGGTCAAGATCAACCACAACGAGCTTCTCACCTACCCGAACAAGGCCGATCAGATCATGTTCGGCGAGATCGAGCAGGCTTGGAATATGGGCGCCGTCGCCGTGGGCGCAACCATCTATTTCGGCAGCGAGGAGTCGGGCCGGCAGATCGTCGAGGTCGCACAGGCGTTCAACCATGCCCACGAACTCGGCATGGCCACGGTGCTCTGGTGCTATCTCCGCAACAACGCCTTCAAGACCGATAAGGACTACCACCTCTCCGCCGACCTCACCGGCCAGGCCAACCATCTCGGCGTGACGATCCAGGCCGACATCATCAAGCAAAAGCTGCCCGAATGCAACCATGGTTACACCGCGCTGAACATGGGCGGAAGCAGCTACGGCAAGATCGACAAGCGCGTTTACACCGAACTCACCACCGACCACCCGATCGACCTGACGCGCTACCAGGTGGCCAATTGCTACATGGGGCGGTCCGGGCTCATCAATTCGGGCGGCGCCTCCGGCGAGAACGACTTTGCCGAGGCGATCAAGACGGCGGTCATTAACAAGCGCGCCGGCGGCCAGGGCCTCATCTCGGGCCGCAAGGCGTTCCAGCGGCCGATGAAGGAAGGCGCCCAGCTCCTGAACACGATTCAGGACGTCTACCTCTGCGACGATGTAACGATCGCGTAA
- a CDS encoding PD40 domain-containing protein, which yields MKPCVVLKLSVLVAVGLNLAGCGYVAFSPDGKSLAFSWRKGKADEIAMIDLESGKFTDLPNSGEATYLQFASSGQRIAYQSLEGELMLYDLRAGRVTKVADSAELFTWAEEDRRLVAFERRLDENYDCVWFDVPTRRESARLNLPEGVKPTLPPVAIGYNGSIGIVGDKDGKAEVYIAEFGKVSKLTTTGDVVGLAASRDGREIIWARRSRNAKYILLSLYRYDMQMRSVRKMDFPEHVSALNPGARSRIKEVVAVVFSPDWNRMIVAARFEPAKKGASLIQRLFSVSIDGRQAREIASDRGGKDYNMPAFSWDSRKIAMLSMGDEFSKVILSDADGSNRRVLRSLKSD from the coding sequence ATGAAGCCGTGTGTCGTCCTCAAGCTATCAGTTCTGGTTGCGGTGGGCCTGAACCTCGCAGGCTGCGGGTATGTGGCCTTCTCGCCGGATGGGAAGTCTCTCGCTTTCTCATGGAGAAAGGGCAAGGCGGACGAAATCGCCATGATCGACTTGGAGAGCGGCAAGTTCACTGACTTGCCCAACTCCGGCGAAGCGACTTACCTTCAGTTCGCCTCAAGCGGACAAAGGATCGCCTATCAGTCCCTAGAAGGCGAGTTGATGCTCTATGACCTGAGGGCCGGACGGGTGACCAAGGTTGCTGACTCGGCGGAACTCTTCACGTGGGCTGAAGAGGACAGGCGTCTTGTCGCCTTCGAGAGGAGGCTCGACGAAAACTACGACTGCGTTTGGTTTGATGTGCCAACCCGGCGAGAAAGCGCTCGCTTGAACCTGCCGGAAGGCGTCAAGCCAACTCTGCCCCCCGTAGCGATCGGTTATAACGGCTCGATCGGAATTGTGGGAGACAAGGATGGAAAGGCAGAGGTCTACATTGCCGAGTTTGGCAAGGTATCGAAACTGACAACCACGGGAGATGTGGTTGGCCTTGCGGCATCCCGGGATGGGCGTGAAATCATCTGGGCCCGTAGGAGCCGGAATGCCAAGTACATTTTGCTCTCGCTCTATCGCTATGACATGCAGATGCGAAGCGTGCGCAAGATGGACTTTCCCGAACATGTGTCGGCACTCAATCCCGGCGCAAGGAGCCGAATCAAGGAAGTGGTCGCCGTGGTCTTCTCGCCAGACTGGAACCGGATGATCGTCGCGGCCCGCTTTGAGCCCGCGAAGAAGGGTGCGAGCCTCATCCAAAGACTCTTTTCGGTCTCGATCGACGGCAGACAGGCCAGGGAAATTGCATCGGATCGTGGCGGTAAGGACTACAATATGCCGGCCTTTTCTTGGGATTCACGCAAGATCGCGATGCTGAGCATGGGAGATGAATTCTCGAAGGTGATTCTCTCGGACGCTGACGGCTCCAATCGGCGAGTCTTGCGCTCGCTGAAGAGCGACTGA
- a CDS encoding Jag N-terminal domain-containing protein produces the protein MATHEFTGKNVDEATKAAAEALGVDAKKLKVTVIEQTKGLFGKGSVKISVEAPESKAKKPAKTAPSEEAPAAEAPAKEKKGGKKAAKAEPEAKVEEAPAKPEPKGRGKKKAETAPEPAVEAPAAEASGEEPEIVATQEDADRILETVLEVIGSGGFQVNAHVAGFQGRYVNVVLDGQGKELGYLVGKNGEVLNALQYLLNIICSQKARNGVRLTLDANDYRLRREQALSKYAEEIAFEVNKRREEAVLDPLPAFERRIIHKALSGIKGVQTYSEGEEPNRRVVIAPVD, from the coding sequence TTGGCAACACATGAATTCACCGGAAAAAACGTCGACGAGGCCACCAAGGCCGCCGCAGAGGCTCTCGGCGTCGATGCCAAGAAACTGAAAGTCACCGTTATCGAGCAGACCAAGGGCCTGTTTGGAAAGGGCAGCGTCAAAATTAGCGTCGAAGCACCTGAATCCAAGGCCAAGAAGCCCGCCAAAACAGCCCCATCCGAAGAGGCGCCCGCCGCCGAAGCCCCCGCCAAGGAGAAGAAGGGCGGCAAGAAGGCGGCGAAAGCCGAGCCCGAAGCCAAAGTTGAAGAAGCCCCGGCCAAGCCTGAACCCAAAGGCCGCGGCAAGAAGAAGGCTGAGACCGCGCCTGAGCCTGCAGTCGAGGCTCCTGCAGCGGAAGCCTCTGGAGAAGAGCCCGAGATTGTCGCCACCCAGGAAGATGCCGACCGCATCCTTGAGACCGTTCTCGAAGTCATCGGTTCAGGTGGTTTTCAGGTCAACGCCCACGTCGCGGGGTTCCAAGGCCGATACGTGAACGTGGTGCTCGACGGCCAGGGCAAGGAGCTTGGCTACCTGGTCGGCAAGAACGGCGAGGTCCTGAACGCCCTTCAGTACCTGTTGAACATCATTTGCAGCCAGAAAGCCCGCAACGGCGTGCGCCTTACTCTCGACGCAAACGACTATCGCCTTCGACGGGAGCAGGCGCTCAGCAAGTACGCCGAGGAGATCGCGTTCGAGGTCAACAAGCGCCGCGAGGAGGCAGTTCTGGATCCCCTGCCAGCCTTCGAACGACGGATCATCCACAAGGCTCTCTCGGGCATCAAAGGCGTGCAGACCTACAGTGAGGGCGAAGAGCCCAACCGCCGCGTGGTCATCGCCCCTGTGGACTGA
- a CDS encoding DEAD/DEAH box helicase: MIQTQKAQGFNALALPPSLLSKIDRLGFHTPTPIQRDAIPVALDGHDLIGIAQTGTGKTLAFGLPIAATLRQGEIALVLAPTRELALQIQEVLNQLNLRTALLIGGAPMGKQISQLRSRPQVIIATPGRLIDHLEQRTMDLRAAAIVVLDEADRMLDMGFSQAVRRILSQVSSERQTMLFSATMPREIVDLASQYLCQPVTVQVNRPGTTAEDVEQQLVVVHHEDKAQVLGDLLDDHKGSVLVFARTRHGARKVARNVHRMGHSSAELHSDKTLVQRRAALDGFKAGKYRVLVATDIAARGIDVKDIAVVINYDVPQKAEDYVHRIGRTGRAGASGLAITLATPDQHQDVRDIERLLKSEFPLSERSTGQLLSSKPAPAQSFRPAGMRGRKGSLSGGTSSRPRPSSSGSRPGRLFGR, translated from the coding sequence ATGATTCAGACTCAAAAAGCCCAGGGCTTTAACGCCTTGGCACTTCCTCCGAGCCTCCTTTCCAAAATCGACCGGCTCGGCTTTCATACCCCCACCCCCATCCAGCGCGACGCCATACCGGTGGCGCTCGATGGCCACGATTTGATCGGCATCGCCCAAACGGGCACTGGAAAGACTCTCGCCTTCGGGCTGCCGATCGCCGCGACCCTTCGCCAAGGCGAAATCGCCCTCGTCCTCGCCCCAACCCGCGAGCTCGCCCTCCAGATCCAAGAAGTCCTCAACCAGCTCAATCTCAGGACCGCCCTGCTCATCGGCGGCGCTCCCATGGGAAAGCAGATCAGCCAGCTTCGCAGCCGGCCCCAAGTGATCATCGCGACCCCAGGCCGCCTGATCGACCACCTGGAGCAGCGTACGATGGACCTGCGGGCCGCGGCCATCGTCGTGCTCGACGAGGCCGACCGTATGCTAGATATGGGCTTCTCTCAGGCGGTCCGCCGCATATTGAGCCAGGTGTCCTCGGAGCGCCAGACCATGCTCTTCTCGGCCACCATGCCGCGCGAGATCGTTGATCTGGCCTCCCAATATCTTTGCCAACCCGTCACCGTCCAGGTGAACCGCCCCGGAACAACCGCCGAAGACGTCGAGCAGCAGCTTGTGGTCGTACACCACGAAGACAAAGCCCAGGTGCTCGGCGACCTTCTGGACGACCACAAGGGCAGCGTTTTGGTGTTTGCACGTACACGTCACGGCGCTCGCAAGGTCGCCCGTAACGTCCACCGCATGGGCCACTCTTCGGCGGAGCTCCATTCCGACAAGACCCTGGTGCAGCGCCGCGCCGCCCTCGACGGCTTCAAAGCGGGCAAGTATCGGGTGCTTGTGGCGACCGACATCGCCGCGCGCGGTATCGACGTGAAGGACATTGCGGTGGTGATCAATTACGATGTGCCTCAGAAGGCAGAGGACTACGTCCACCGAATTGGGCGAACTGGCCGGGCGGGCGCTTCCGGACTGGCGATCACCCTCGCCACGCCGGACCAGCACCAGGACGTGCGCGACATTGAGCGACTGCTCAAATCGGAATTCCCTCTTTCGGAGCGATCGACAGGGCAGCTACTGTCTTCAAAACCTGCGCCTGCTCAAAGTTTCCGTCCCGCGGGGATGCGCGGGCGCAAAGGCAGCCTCTCCGGAGGAACCAGTTCGAGGCCAAGGCCGTCGAGCTCAGGTTCCCGGCCCGGCAGACTGTTCGGTCGATAG
- a CDS encoding LD-carboxypeptidase has translation MRPRALKPGDQIRFVSPASPIDREKVANMEAFLVAEGYRVTYGPHAFDRLPYLAGSDQDRAADLQEAFDDPEVACVFCTRGGYGCARLMPHLDLDRMAASGKLFVGFSDITTLHLALNRRGLPTVHGPMALSLSVEREPWVFESLRRVMRGDCSIPEGAPKGECLKPGRATGVVTGGCLCLICDAIGTPDPPDVEGKIVLIEDVDEPPHRVDALLTHLLNAGLLQRAEGLVIGEMTRTDEKADESIGGLGWRNIVVDRLAGLSIPTVLGFPFGHCRNMLSLPLGIRAELDAGAGALRYTENLCG, from the coding sequence ATGCGACCTCGAGCCCTGAAACCCGGCGACCAGATCCGGTTCGTTTCACCTGCGTCGCCGATCGACCGCGAGAAGGTCGCCAATATGGAGGCGTTCCTGGTTGCCGAGGGCTATCGGGTCACTTACGGCCCCCACGCCTTCGACCGCCTGCCCTACTTGGCAGGATCGGACCAGGACCGAGCCGCGGACCTACAGGAGGCGTTCGACGACCCCGAGGTCGCATGTGTCTTCTGCACCCGCGGCGGCTACGGCTGTGCCAGACTGATGCCGCATCTCGACCTCGACCGCATGGCGGCTTCAGGCAAGCTGTTCGTCGGCTTCAGCGACATCACGACGCTCCACCTCGCCCTAAACCGGCGCGGGCTCCCCACCGTCCACGGACCGATGGCGCTGTCGCTCAGCGTCGAGCGCGAACCCTGGGTCTTCGAGTCGCTTCGTCGGGTGATGCGGGGCGATTGCTCGATTCCTGAAGGGGCCCCGAAGGGCGAATGCCTCAAGCCGGGCCGGGCAACAGGAGTGGTTACCGGAGGCTGTCTGTGCCTGATTTGCGACGCCATCGGCACCCCCGATCCCCCCGACGTTGAAGGCAAGATCGTGCTGATCGAGGACGTCGACGAGCCGCCGCACCGGGTGGACGCCCTGTTGACTCATCTCCTCAATGCGGGTCTGCTCCAGCGCGCCGAGGGTCTTGTGATCGGCGAAATGACTCGCACCGACGAAAAGGCGGATGAATCCATCGGGGGGCTGGGATGGCGGAATATTGTGGTGGACCGACTGGCGGGACTTTCCATTCCGACGGTGCTGGGTTTCCCGTTCGGGCACTGCAGGAATATGCTGAGCCTGCCTCTTGGGATTCGGGCCGAATTAGACGCAGGGGCGGGGGCGCTGCGCTACACTGAGAACCTATGCGGGTAG
- the maf gene encoding septum formation protein Maf yields MLAPRFPAVLASGSPRRQELLRQLLAEFEVLVSDVHEHDPESADPWVLAQVLAQEKAAAVAALRPSHIVIGGDTVVALPDIGQAMKRLQREQPMQLLGKPGSPEGARQMLKDLSGRSHLVVTGMALRWPGGAHTFSETSIVTFRPLSEQEIADYVATGESLDKAGAYGAQGEAAKLIQSVEGPLSNVIGLPIGALRSELLRLGLAVPMEPHESQGPGLL; encoded by the coding sequence GTGCTCGCCCCCAGGTTTCCGGCCGTGCTTGCCAGCGGCTCTCCCAGGCGCCAGGAGTTGCTTCGACAGCTTTTGGCCGAGTTTGAAGTCCTGGTCTCAGACGTCCACGAGCATGACCCGGAATCAGCCGATCCCTGGGTGCTCGCTCAGGTGCTGGCGCAGGAAAAGGCGGCGGCAGTGGCCGCTTTGAGGCCCAGCCACATTGTCATTGGAGGGGACACGGTGGTGGCGCTGCCGGATATCGGCCAAGCGATGAAGCGGCTTCAGCGGGAGCAGCCCATGCAGCTTCTCGGCAAGCCTGGTTCGCCCGAGGGCGCGCGGCAGATGCTCAAAGACCTCTCGGGGCGATCGCACCTCGTCGTTACGGGCATGGCTCTGCGCTGGCCCGGAGGCGCGCACACCTTCTCTGAGACCTCGATCGTCACCTTCCGCCCTTTGAGCGAGCAAGAAATCGCCGATTACGTGGCCACCGGCGAATCTCTCGACAAGGCCGGCGCCTATGGGGCGCAGGGCGAAGCGGCGAAGCTGATCCAGTCAGTCGAGGGGCCGCTCTCGAACGTAATCGGGCTACCCATTGGGGCCCTGCGGTCGGAACTGCTTCGCCTTGGGCTCGCCGTTCCCATGGAGCCTCATGAAAGCCAAGGGCCCGGTCTGCTCTGA
- a CDS encoding phosphodiester glycosidase family protein — protein sequence MRVDRLVVLVATWACLAALGSAQIWEKLVFPGFTYRMEVDLSTPRLIHAIRYSPTTAWVQARSELGKGKVYAQEIAKSRATISEAVRSSGAIGGLNGDFFPFTGDPLGLMIRSGEVTSLPDPRRSAFGWNGRTMVFGPAVLEATATPEGGSPLAIDGLNQESGINMLCLNTEAAGFAKSKHPCAMALLQVLDGGFSANGRVRTRVAGLTSEGNIAVAPNSAVLVGTGSHKAEVEALSVGSVVEISMKMGESGWAEVENAVGGGPTLLKKGQIISDWAAQGFAESFALKRHPRTAVGRTDEGDVWFVAIDGRQAMSDGATLQETALILKRLGCVDAINLDGGGSTTINLFNLTLNRPSDGTERPVANGVLFFRGIDTRGKTFNDDGLEINVKAPETVTSASPALAKAFFEDGRRVPNREVIWACSGDAWIDQGGLIRAIKPGKATITAWVAGRVARAEIVVK from the coding sequence ATGCGGGTAGACAGGCTCGTTGTGTTGGTGGCGACTTGGGCGTGTTTGGCAGCCCTAGGGTCGGCCCAAATCTGGGAAAAGCTGGTCTTCCCCGGATTCACCTACCGCATGGAGGTGGACCTTTCCACTCCCCGCCTCATTCACGCCATCCGCTATTCGCCGACGACCGCCTGGGTCCAGGCACGCTCCGAACTCGGCAAGGGCAAGGTGTACGCGCAGGAGATCGCCAAAAGCCGCGCGACAATCTCGGAGGCGGTGCGCTCCAGCGGGGCTATCGGCGGCCTGAACGGCGACTTTTTCCCCTTTACCGGCGACCCTTTGGGCCTTATGATCCGCAGCGGCGAGGTCACAAGCCTTCCCGATCCCAGGCGATCGGCCTTTGGATGGAACGGAAGAACGATGGTGTTCGGCCCTGCCGTCCTCGAAGCGACGGCCACGCCGGAGGGCGGATCGCCGCTGGCCATCGACGGGCTGAACCAGGAGTCTGGTATCAACATGCTGTGCCTGAACACCGAGGCGGCGGGCTTTGCGAAGTCAAAGCACCCGTGCGCGATGGCGCTCCTGCAAGTTCTGGATGGCGGTTTTTCGGCAAACGGGCGGGTGAGAACGCGGGTCGCAGGACTCACTTCTGAGGGAAACATCGCGGTTGCGCCCAACTCCGCGGTGCTCGTTGGGACGGGCAGCCACAAAGCCGAGGTCGAGGCGCTCAGCGTCGGCTCGGTGGTCGAAATATCTATGAAGATGGGCGAGTCCGGCTGGGCCGAGGTGGAGAACGCGGTGGGGGGTGGGCCAACCCTGCTCAAGAAGGGTCAGATCATCAGCGACTGGGCCGCGCAAGGCTTTGCCGAGTCGTTCGCGCTAAAGCGGCACCCGCGCACCGCAGTCGGCAGAACCGATGAAGGCGATGTGTGGTTCGTAGCGATCGACGGCCGGCAAGCCATGAGCGACGGCGCCACGCTGCAGGAGACCGCGCTCATTTTGAAGCGGCTCGGGTGCGTCGACGCGATCAATTTGGATGGCGGAGGAAGCACCACCATCAACCTCTTCAACCTGACTCTCAACCGCCCGAGCGATGGAACCGAACGCCCCGTGGCCAACGGCGTGCTGTTCTTTCGGGGCATCGACACGCGCGGAAAGACGTTCAACGACGACGGCCTGGAGATCAACGTCAAGGCCCCCGAAACCGTGACTTCTGCCTCTCCCGCGCTGGCGAAGGCGTTCTTCGAAGACGGCCGCAGAGTGCCCAACCGTGAGGTGATCTGGGCCTGTTCGGGCGACGCGTGGATCGACCAGGGCGGGCTGATCCGCGCGATCAAACCTGGCAAGGCGACAATCACGGCCTGGGTCGCGGGGCGCGTGGCGAGAGCAGAGATTGTGGTGAAGTAA
- a CDS encoding DegT/DnrJ/EryC1/StrS family aminotransferase — MRVPFYDIKAQYDELKAELDPAVMGVLSSGGYIMGPNHNAFEAEVAAMHGCKHGIAVNSGTDALRILLDAAGIGAGDEVITTAFTFVATAEVIVQTGARPVFVDIDPNHYQIDPAKVEAAITPRTKAIMPIHLFGQLVDVKALEAIAAKHGLKVIEDAAQAIGAHHEGTYCGNFGIGAGFSFYVTKNLGAIGDGGLILTNDDAIMADCKSYRIHGMGRERYYYDHVGYTSRLSEIQAAALRVKLKAVPRWNARRAELAKVYFEELIGTGIGLPQTLPGNNNTWHQFSIRAKDRDALQAFLKEQGVDSMIYYPVPLHFHEPYRHLASGEGSLPVTEQLCREILSLPIHQHLSEEQVLWAAQKVKEFAVSAVR; from the coding sequence GTGCGTGTACCTTTTTACGACATCAAAGCTCAGTACGACGAGCTGAAGGCCGAGCTCGACCCCGCCGTGATGGGCGTGCTTTCAAGCGGCGGCTACATCATGGGGCCGAATCACAACGCTTTTGAGGCCGAAGTGGCCGCCATGCACGGCTGCAAGCACGGCATCGCCGTGAACAGCGGCACCGACGCGCTGCGCATCCTGCTCGACGCGGCGGGCATCGGCGCGGGCGATGAGGTCATCACCACGGCGTTCACCTTCGTAGCGACCGCCGAGGTCATCGTCCAAACGGGCGCACGCCCGGTTTTCGTGGACATCGACCCGAACCACTATCAGATCGACCCGGCAAAAGTCGAGGCGGCTATCACCCCACGCACGAAGGCGATCATGCCGATCCACCTCTTTGGACAGCTCGTGGACGTGAAGGCCCTTGAGGCGATCGCGGCAAAGCACGGCCTCAAGGTCATCGAGGACGCTGCGCAGGCCATCGGCGCCCACCACGAAGGAACCTATTGCGGCAACTTCGGCATCGGTGCGGGGTTCAGCTTCTATGTGACCAAGAACCTCGGCGCGATCGGCGACGGTGGCCTGATCCTGACCAATGACGACGCGATCATGGCCGACTGCAAGTCGTATCGCATTCACGGCATGGGCCGCGAGCGCTATTACTATGACCACGTGGGCTACACCAGCCGGCTCTCGGAGATCCAGGCTGCGGCGCTCCGGGTGAAGCTGAAGGCTGTTCCACGCTGGAATGCGCGCCGCGCCGAACTCGCGAAGGTCTACTTCGAGGAGCTTATAGGAACAGGAATCGGCCTACCCCAGACCCTTCCCGGCAACAACAACACCTGGCACCAGTTTTCGATCCGCGCCAAGGACCGCGACGCATTGCAGGCGTTCCTCAAGGAGCAGGGCGTGGACTCGATGATCTACTACCCGGTGCCGCTGCACTTCCACGAGCCCTATCGGCATTTGGCCAGCGGGGAAGGGAGCCTGCCGGTGACGGAGCAGCTGTGCCGCGAAATCCTAAGCCTGCCGATCCACCAGCACCTGAGCGAAGAGCAGGTTCTCTGGGCCGCGCAGAAGGTGAAGGAGTTTGCGGTCTCGGCAGTTCGATAG
- a CDS encoding zinc-ribbon domain-containing protein gives MSILNYAALKNGGDETPNREYPTMNLYRTILALVVACLAMSYSIGAATAQTMSVDPKLASDKLAKKAFYACPKCKLATMQNAPCPTCKGKLTAIDGMPGYACDHCHVASKMGGKCPKCNKPMKVMVHTYACEGCKTSSSKKGACPKCKKPLKETFLKFVPGAAPGKTKG, from the coding sequence TTGAGCATTCTAAACTATGCCGCCCTCAAAAACGGGGGCGATGAAACGCCGAACAGGGAGTACCCAACCATGAATTTGTACCGGACGATCCTCGCGCTAGTTGTCGCTTGTCTTGCCATGTCGTATTCGATCGGCGCCGCCACGGCGCAGACGATGTCGGTCGACCCGAAACTCGCCAGTGACAAGCTTGCCAAGAAGGCGTTTTATGCTTGCCCGAAGTGCAAGCTGGCCACCATGCAGAACGCCCCGTGCCCAACCTGCAAGGGCAAGCTAACGGCAATCGACGGCATGCCAGGCTATGCCTGCGACCATTGCCACGTAGCCTCGAAGATGGGAGGCAAATGCCCCAAATGCAACAAGCCGATGAAAGTGATGGTCCACACCTATGCTTGTGAGGGATGCAAGACCTCGTCTTCGAAGAAGGGCGCCTGCCCCAAGTGCAAGAAGCCGCTGAAGGAGACGTTCCTGAAGTTCGTCCCGGGCGCGGCTCCCGGCAAGACCAAAGGCTAA